The proteins below are encoded in one region of Gadus macrocephalus chromosome 14, ASM3116895v1:
- the ppm1g gene encoding protein phosphatase 1G codes for MGAYLSQPNTTKTSSDGGNSGMSYGFSAMQGWRVSMEDAHNCIPELDSETAMFAVYDGHGGEEVALYCSKYLPDIIKEQKNYKDGKLQKALEEAFLFIDGRMTSEEVIKELVQIAGRPTDEPPAEKLAEEDDLDNEEAALLHEEATMTIDELLVRYGQNLNAVKHAAALSAAAKKAGCPHSGAPGEKAEPGAAGEEPEVNGEATDQGSNGSAKSEEAGGTGFSKLRACRKATRGAGGDEGGSSSVAAEGGKAGGGGGGEKAGKAEGCAGPSCSSSAAVADGRSRFFEDSEESEEGEEDEEDSDDEEGSEEEDGDSSEMEEEEDTDEGEEDSEDEEEEEEMCLPGMDGKEEPGSDSGTTAVVALIRGKQLIVANAGDSRCVVSESGKAVDMSYDHKPEDELELARIKNAGGKVTMDGRVNGGLNLSRAIGDHFYKRNKNLPPEEQMISCMPDVKVLTLHDDHDFMVIACDGIWNVLSSQEVVDFVSARIKPDQAGKVRPLSNIVEELLGQCLAPDTTGDGTGCDNMTCMIISFRPHPASTPNQSEDTRKRKLQEAEAELEKNGKDGNDSKKAKSN; via the exons ATGGGGGCATATCTGTCGCAACCAAACACGACAAAGACCTCTTCCGATGGCGGCAACAGCGGCATGAGCTACGGGTTCTCTGCTATGCAGGGATGGCGCGTCTCCATGGAG GATGCTCATAACTGCATCCCAGAGCTTGACAGTGAAACAGCCATGTTTGCAGTGTATGACGGCCAtggag GTGAAGAGGTGGCTCTTTACTGCTCAAAGTACCTCCCTGATATCATCAAGGAGCAGAAAAACTACAAAGATGGCAAACTGcagaag GCCCTGGAGGAGGCGTTCCTGTTCATAGACGGAAGAATGACCTCCGAAGAGGTGATCAAGGAGCTGGTGCAGATCGCCGGGCGGCCCACCGATGAGCCCCCCGCCGAGAAGCTGGCAGAGGAGGACGACC TGGACAACGAGGAGGCGGCGCTGCTCCACGAGGAGGCCACCATGACCATCGACGAGCTGCTGGTGCGCTACGGGCAGAACCTCAACGCTGTGAAGCATGCCGCCGCTCTCAG CGCCGCAGCCAAGAAGGCGGGTTGTCCTCACTCCGGGGCCCCGGGGGAGAAGGCCGAGCCTGGAGCGGCGGGCGAGGAGCCGGAGGTGAACGGAGAGGCCACGGACCAGGGGAGCAACGGGAGCGCCAAGTCTGAAGAGGCAGGGGGCACAGGGTTCTCCAAGCTGAGGGCCTGCCGCAAAGCCACCAGAGGGGCAGGCGGGGACGAGGGCGGATCCTCCTCAG tgGCGGCCGAAGGCGGCAAGGCggggggaggcggcggaggCGAGAAGGCGGGGAAGGCGGAGGGCTGCGCCGGGccgtcctgctcctccagcgCCGCCGTGGCAGACGGCCGCTCTCGCTTCTTTGAGGACAGCGAGGAgtcagaggagggagaggaggacgaggaggacagcGACGACGAG gagggcagtgaggaggaggacggtgaCAGCAGTgaaatggaggaagaggaggacacagatgaaggagaggaggattcagaggatgaggaggaagaggaagaaatgTGTCTACCGGGGATGGATGGCAAAGAGGAG cCCGGCTCAGACAGTGGAACCACAGCGGTGGTTGCTCTGATCCGTGGGAAGCAGCTGATTGTGGCCAACGCTGGGGACTCGCGCTGTGTGGTGTCTGAGAGCG GCAAGGCGGTCGACATGTCATACGACCACAAACCAGAGGATGAGCTGGAGTTGGCTCGCATCAAAAACGCCGGGGGCAAGGTGACCATGGACGGCAGGGTGAACGGGGGACTGAACCTGTCGAGAGCCATCG GTGACCACTTCTACAAGAGGAACAAGAACCTGCCGCCAGAGGAGCAGATGATCTCCTGCATGCCCGACGTCAAAGTCCTGACGCTCCACGACGACCACGACTTCATGGTCATCGCTTGCGACGGCATCTG GAATGTGCTGAGCAGCCAGGAGGTGGTGGACTTCGTCAGCGCACGGATCAAACCGGACCAGGCCGGCAAAGTCCGGCCCCTCTCTAACATAGTGGAAGAG CTTTTGGGGCAATGTTTGGCCCCGGACACCACCGGAGACGGCACCGGGTGTGACAACATGACCTGCATGATCATCTCGTTCCGGCCCCACCCCGCCTCCACTCCCAACCAATCGGAAGacacgaggaagaggaagctgcAGGAGGCTGAGGCCGAGCTGGAGAAGAACGGGAAGGACGGGAATGACAGCAAAAAGGCAAAGAGTAACTGA
- the mis12 gene encoding protein MIS12 homolog: MEGSGCDGVGVTALDILSPSTLKLYEAQFFGFTPQTCMFRIYSAFQDCLCGILLVVEKVCVRKLKKRDKTQDEDLLQSKARECSQELYEFLEQRFQSFSKRMDALLVDKCFSIPPNVLLPGDKPHRKSPRDVTELMRVESSLAALQSAHQAELCARQELLAELEEQREVREQLDGILRWVGELQTAWLKEGLGSFNENFPQVMESVKKLQVNVAEICDKRPKEPDS; the protein is encoded by the exons ATGGAGGGCAGCGGTTGTGACGGGGTCGGCGTTACTGCCTTGGATATACTCTCTCCCTCGACTCTAAAGCTATACGAGGCACAGTTTTTTGGCTTCACGCCGCAGACATGCATGTTTCGAATATACAGCGCCTTTCAAGATTGCCTATGCGGGATCTTACTTGTTGTGGAGAAGGTGTGCGTAAGAAAGCTGAAAAAACGTGATAAAACGCAGGACGAGGACCTGCTACAATCGAAGGCCCGGGAGTGCAGCCAAGAGCTGTACGAGTTTCTGGAACAACGCTTTCAGAGTTTTTCCAAGCGTATGGACGCACTTTTGGTTGACAAATGCTTCTCCATACCACCAAACGTTCTCCTTCCCGGTGACAAGCCACACCGAAAGTCCCCTAGAGATGTTACG GAGTTGATGCGGGTGGAGTCCTCACTCGCCGCTCTGCAGAGCGCCCACCAGGCGGAGCTGTGTGCCCGACAGGAGCTGCTCGctgagctggaggagcagagggag GTGCGAGAACAGCTGGATGGGATCTTGAGGTGGGTCGGAGAGCTTCAGACAGCGTGGCTGAAGGAGGGGCTGGGCAGCTTCAACGAAAACTTCCCCCAGGTGATGGAGTCCGTGAAGAAGTTGCAAGTCAACGTAGCAGAGATATGCGACAAGAGGCCTAAAGAACCAGATTCTTAG
- the LOC132472305 gene encoding B-type lectin plumieribetin-like, which yields MNKNSISTNEEILHGEFLKSLNGQYRAVFQIDSNLVIYGTTALWHTDTAQTTGVRLVLQDDGNLVMVTQKKSIVWNTETKNKEVSQRMRLTLTDAGFLEITKDGEKIWTSENSKGTKP from the exons ATGAACAAGAACTCCATCTCCACGAATGAAGAGATCCTCCATGGAGAATTTCTCAAAAGCTTAAACGGTCAATACAGAGCAGTCTTTCAG ATTGATAGCAACCTGGTGATCTACGGCACCACTGCCCTCTGGCACACCGACACCGCCCAGACCACCGGTGTGCGACTCGTTCTGCAAGACGATGGCAACCTTGTGATGGTCACACAGAAGAAGAGCATAGTTTGGAACACTGAAACCAAAAACAAGGAAGTCTCGCAGAGGATGCGACTGACCCTGACAGACGCTGGATTCCTGGAGATCACGAAAGACGGGGAGAAAATCTGGACGTCGGAAAACTCCAAAGGCACCAAACCGTAA